The region GGCCCgagtagaacaaaaaggtggaggaagggtaAATCCACTCTTCTTCTTGAGCTGGGGGGGTACATCTTCTGCCCTTGGACATCCGAACTGCTGGTTCTTGGGGCCCTTGGACATCCGAACTGCTGGTTCTTGGGACTCTGACACTTCTATTGGGGTGTGCttgcacacaccacacacacacaccccaccagcTTCTCAATCAGACTCAGATGGAATTATAGCACCAGCTTTCCTTGTTCTCTGTCTTGCACAGGGAAGACTGTGGGACTTCTCTGTCTCCATGACCATTTAAGCCAACTCGTATAATAAATATTcccttttttatatatacaatatgatatatattaaattatatatatataaagtatacacATATATTGTGCGTGTATATATATAGCAGTGTTTcctgttatgttttgtttctgtggAAATGCTTGGCTCAATACACTGATtctatgcaaatcaaaaccaaacagaCACCACATCACAACCACTGGGAtagctgttatttaaaaacaaaaacagaaaaaaaacaaaacaaaaaaccaaaaacaaaacaaaacaaaaaaacaggaaataacaagtgttgttgaagatgtgaagaaattggcACCCTgtgcattgctgatgggaatgtgaaatggtccTGCTGCTAGGTCTCCTATGTATGGTCTCCAGTATGGTTGgttgattcctcaaaaaattaaccatagaattaccatatgatccagctattccacTTGTGGTTTTATacccaaaataacaaaaaacaaagattcaaagagatatttgtaaacctctgttttttgcagcattattcacaatcgccaaaaggtggaaacaaccaaaatatccatcaatggatgaatgaacaaaccaAATGCGACCTGTGTCTACAATGGAAATTAGCCTTAATGAGGAAGGAAATAcggacacatgctacaacatggacaaaCCTTAGAGagatcatgctaagtgaaaaaaggatGTATTGTATCTCTGCAAAAGGACAAATGTGTGATTCCAGTTATCAGAGGTACCTAGGAGAGTCAGATTCATAGAGACGGAGAGAACGGTGGTCACCCGGGGGTCAGGGGAGGAAGGAGTGGGAATTTAGGGTTCAGTGAGGACAGCATTTCAGCTTGAGAAGATGAAAGGGTCCTGGAGATGGATGGTTGTGACCGTTTCACAACAacgtgaatgtgcttaatgccatCGAACACACTTTTAAATTATGAGGATGGTGAAAGTTCTACTCTACACATCCTACTACTCTACACAAGTTCTATACTATACAcattctaataataaaaaaaaagagaagttggtATTGATTTCCCACTCACCACCCGCCCCATTAACTGTACCAAATGGTCAGATTTAAAGGTGAAATGCAGTCATCGTGCGTGTTCCAGGTCTGCAGAGAACACACCTCGATTTTGGCATCATAAAGACAATCATTTAAAAGATAGGTggtaatttttgtctttaatgcGATGTGTTAGCGTCATGCGGGTTCAACATAACAGGGGATGGTGCTCATGGGTAGTTGGGAAAGAGGAAAATCCGGAGCGAGCTCTCAGGGGTAGAAGGGTCCTCAAGCTGGCGAGATTCAGATCCTGGTCCCTGTGCCTTGATGATCCGTCAGCCCCCCAGGGTGCTCCAGGGGGCTTGGGGTCCTCGCGTGTAGGGCCGCGCTGACGGGCCCTCTCACAGGGGAGGCCTGTCCTCTGCCTGCTTCCGCAGCCCAGGCTCTGCAGAGCAGCCTCTGCTCACGTCGGGGCCCCTGGCCGTCTCCTCGGTGGCCACTGGTGTCAGCGGGGCTGGCGACAGCAGGGCAGGGTCGTCGTGCCGCCGTGGGCCCTCCGTGTAGCGCCCAGGGGCTGAATAGGGGGAAGCATGGAGGACAACCCGCTCGGAGGGCCCCGGGTGCCACTCTTAGGAATCGGCCCGACCTTAGGAGAAAGGTCCTGAGGAAATCTGGGAGAAGTGAGCCGGCCTCAGCTTTGCCCACGCTCCCAGTCTTGCCACTCCCCATGCGCCCTTGGGTGACAGGTGGCAGCTGCAGGTGGTCAGCAGGGCCTCACACACCGAGAGGCTGGTCCCCCGCGCACGCCGGACACTCATGGCACATCGTGCGTCAGCTGTGCTcgctaacactttttttttttttttggaaaaagacaaaatgcCACCTTTGGAGTAATCTTGTAAAGAAAACAAGGCAATTTCAGTGAGCTCATCTTTTAGAAGAGATGACTGGAGACCTCCTGGCCTCGGCGTGTGTCGCGGCGGCCACCACGGCCCGGGCCCGAGCACTGAGCCGCCCGCCGCCACAGGGCCACAGCGGCCTCCTGGGGCCTTGCCTGTGGGCGAGCCCCGGGCCACACACTGTGTCCTGGCCGCGTCTTACTGACCGGTCATCACATAGTCGGTCACTGCCGTTGTTTCGGTGCCCTTGTCGCAGGCGGGAAACGAGCACAGAAGAGGCGCTGGACAAGGCCCTGCGCAAGCAGACGGCGGCCCAGGGACCCAGGGCCCTCCTGTGAGCTCCCCGGGGCAGGTGTCAACCGGGTCCCGTGTCGCCCGCTCGCTCTAACGTGCGCCCAAGTCACCGGTACCAAGAGTACGTAGGGCAAGAGCGATCTGAGAGTGACTTACCGTGAAACAGTGAGCTGGAATCCACGCACAGTGAGCCCGAGTGACGGCGTGCTGAGCCCGCTCCAGAGGGTCTCCTGGGCCAGGCCTCCTGGGGCGGCCTCCTGGGCTGGGCCTCCTGGGGCGGGAGCCTGTCACTCGAGCAGACCCCAGTTCCCTCAGCCCCGCCACGCAGGAGGCTGACCCGGCCGAAGCAGCTGTGCCCGTTGCCTTGGGTGCAGGGACCCGAGCCCGCGTCAGGAAGCAGGCTGTCCTTGCACGATGAGACGATGGCCAGAACCTCTGTCCTTTCGGGGGCGGCCTCGTGCACTTCGGGAGACCTGCCAGCCGCCCAGGGGCCCTCACGCTGTGCCCTGGTGCGGGTCCCCGGGGCCGTGGTGGCCGCATGCAGGGCCCCGCCTGTCCCGGCGAAGGGTGCGCTGGGCCGGCTCCCCCAGACGCCGCGCCGGGCTGCCCCGCCACCCGAGACCCAGCCCCACGGCCTCTGAGGTGGTTGGGCCTGCCCGGGGCTTGGCCGCTGGTCCCACAGGCCCTGGGTATCTTAGGAGCGCGGGGCTGCTTACCCCGCGGGCATCCCGGGGCACTTTGAGGCTGAGGCTTGGTGGTGGCACAGGGACCTCTGCGCTCACTGGGCGTCCATCCGGGGACAGGCGccccgcacccctgcacccccgcacccccgcacccctgcaCATCTCTGCACCCTGCACCCCCGCACCCACCCCGTGCTCCTGCTCCCTACCATAGCCACAGGCCATAGATGCCGGCGGGTGGCCCACATGTGGGTCCAGGACAGATGCCTACTGCGGTGCCAGCAGCCCGCGGAGTCAGAGATGACCGTTCACTACGTCGATGGTCCCCTTGTCACCTCATCGCTCTGGCTCagcatttctgaaaaacattAAACAACTAGACGTCAAGTGACATCTGTCCTGTGAATACACAGACTAAAGTCACCAGAAGGCAGGTGGAGGCGTCTGTGCCTCCGGCAGTTCAGCCTTAATGGGGAGCTGGGCCGTGGGGCTGCGGGGTGCCCCCCCTGTGCTGCCGCTGCCCGTCTGCCCTGTGGCTCACAAGGCTGTGTCTGCGCTGGGCctgtggggagggggatggggggggtgGCCTCAAGCctggggggggcacctggatgctgCCCTGAGCCGGACGGAGGGGGACCGGGGGGTGGCCTCCAGCCTGGGGGTGGATGGGGTGCACCTGGATGCTGACCTGACCACGGGCAGAGGGGGACCAGGGGTGGCCTTAAGCCTCGGAGAGGGGGGCACCTGGACGCTGACCCAAGCTGGGGCGGAGGGCGCTGCCCCCGTGCGGCTGTGCTCCAGGAAGATGTTGGACTTTACACCTGCTCCGCGCTGCGGCCGAAGCTCCAGTGAGTCGGGTCCCGGTCCTCGTTGGGGTGGAGGAAGGCCCAGTGGCGCGTCCCTCCCCGTGGCAGGTGGGCCTGCTGCTGCTGTGACCAATGCAACCTGTTGACTTTGGTGCTGCTGCCTGAAGCTAATGACTCTCGTGATGTTTTGTCCCTCCAGTGCCAGGAAGGGCGCCTGTGGCCGTCAGACAGCTCCGGGCCTCGGCCATTGGCCTCAGAGGTGAGGAGGGGGTGACAAGGAAGGGGATGACAGGATGAGGAGGGGATAGGGGGTGAAGAGGGGggtgaggaggtgaggagggggcaaggggtgaggagggggaggtgaggagggggcagggggcaaggaggggagtgaggagggagcagggggtgaggaggggggaggtgaggaggggaggagggggtgagaaggaggaggtgaggaggggggcagggggtgaggtgagggggaggtgggagggcagggggtgaggagggggcaggggtgaaGGGGTGAGGAGAAGATGGAGGGGGTGAagagggggcaggggctgaggaggaggtgagggggtgAAGGGGGGCAGGGGATGAAGAGGTGGGGGGCACCAGGGTAGCAGAACTGGTGAGGGGCTTGCGGGGCCACAGCGGGATCACGAGataaccccccccaccccgggaaggACCAGGAAGGTTGGGAGGATCCCCCGGAGTGTCCCCGGGGCACCCGTGCTCATCTGCAGCCCCTTGGGGACCCCAGGCTGGGAGTCCCTGACCTGCACACGACCCTCCAGCTGCCTATCGGGGGGGCCTGGCTGATGGGGTGCAGTTTGGGGACACATCTCCATGGCTTACACGAGGCCTGAAATAACACAGCCCTTTGCCCGTGAGCCAAACACACAGGTGAGAGGAGGCAGAAGACCACGTGGCCGTGGCCGTCCCTGTAGACGCAGTCGGGTGGTGGAGGCGGGAGGGCCACGGACCCAGGAGCTGCCACAGCTGTTGGGCGAGTGGATACGGGATCGCAGCCACTCGGGCCCACGCGTGTCCCCGGTCGGTCACTGGAAGTGGCTGCAGGAACTCGTATGCAGAGTGAAGCGGCTGGAAAGGCCTAGagaccagagagaagggaagtcCCTTGTGGTTCTGGGTAACCGAGAGCACGAAGCTCCCGTGAATGATCCATAAGCGGCCCCAGTTCTTGCACCTGCTGCAGGCCGCGCTGCGTGGGTAAAGCTGTGcagcctggggcgggggagggggcggtccCCGCTGGCGAGGGACTGGACGAGGGGCGCCCAGACGCACCAGGTGCCAGTGTGGCAGCAGCTCCTGCGACCGGGTTTCCAGCTGGCCTGGGGCCTGTGGCCTGTGCGCCCCGGGGTCACCgcagtgggtgggtgggggccgcAGTGGTGACCAAGCCGCTGTTTGCTTTTTGGAATGCTCTTTTCCTGTTGCTCCTGCTCTGTTTGGAGAGCGTTGGCACTGCTGCGTGCAGGGCATGTGTGGACACCTGGCCCACGTCACCTCCGCGGCTGCAGCCCGTGCCCCTTCCCTTGCAGGTCATGTACGCCCCGAGGGCCAGGGACAGGTTCGCggcccccaccttcctccctagGGACCGCTTCAGCCGCTTCCAGCCCACCTACCCCTACGTGCAGCACGACATCGACCTCCCCCCCACCATCTCGCTGTCCGACGGGGAGGAGCCGCCGCCCTACCAGGGGCCCTGCGCCCTGCAGCTCAGGGACCCCGAACAGCAGCGGGAGCTCAACCGCGAGTCGGTGAGGGCCCCGCCCAACCGAACCATATTCGACAGCGACCTGCTGGACGTTGCCGCCTGCAGCGCGGGCCCGTGTCCGCCCAGCAGCCACTCGGGCATCAGCGCCAGCACCTGCAGCAGCCATGGCCGGATGGAGGGGCCACCGCCCGCCTACAGCGAGGTGATGGGCCGGCCCCCAGGTGCTGCCCTCCTCCGGCCCCAGCACAGCACGCTCAGGGGCGGTGGCCCAGTGGCCCCGCAGGACAGCCTGGGGGGCCCGGCGCTGCCCGCCCAGGCCAAGGACAGGAAGCCTGGGAACCTCGCGTGAGCCACCGGCCTGCGCCCAGGAGGAAGCACCCAGGCGGCTGCCGCCCCACCTGGGCCGCCCGGGTCACCTGTTCCGGGAAGGAAAACCCAACGTGTGGCGGAGCTCTTTGCTTCGGGCTCCTTTAGGGGACCTGCGTGGACTGGGCGGAAACCCTACAGACTGCCATCGGGTCCAACCAGCATCAGCATCTGGGGACAGGTGCAAGGATGGGCCCGGCCCTGGTGGCGGGAGGGGGCTCGGGAACACCGTGCGCAGGGTGCTCGGAGGGTATCATGAAACAAGACCCACAGAGGTGTTTGATCTATTTAATTATGAAAGGAGACTTTGCAGAGAAAGGGCCAGAGTGGCCTGTTTTATAATTAATTGATAAAGAAGGATGCATTATTATATATTGTCATGGGGAAGCATCGGCCAGTTTGCTTTTTCTCCCAAGGTGtggaacttttttattttgttttaaaaatatgattcagaATTCCTGTTTTGTGTGCCAAGGTATAAAGTGAAGAAGTTAGATGAATGCAAGGAGTCAATCTGTATCGTGATGACGTGTGTTTAAAAGTTGCACTACCTAAATGTTTCTGAGGGGACTGCTGTGCGCGCGGTTCCGTGTGTCGTCTTCTCACCTGTGGATTGCTGCTCAGCCCGGGAATACCTGGAATCCCCGTAGTCACCAGGGAGGACGTTGGGGGATGTAGCCTAACAAGGCCGGCTTGTGCCAATCAAGGGAGGCAGGACTGCTGCAAGGGTCTGCAGGGGTGAGGGGTCTGGAGACGGGGATGGAGAGGGGGATGGGAGACAGTCCAGCACTCTGACCCGCTGTCACTGGGCCAGTCTCAGCCCGGCTGCACGTTCTTCTGAATCCGAACCCCACACCTGCATCCACGTAGCGCCCGCGTTATGCAGCGCTGCCCGGCCTCCAGCAGTGCAGTGTCTTCAGTGATTCAGACTTTTTTCACTGTAGCATGAAATATACTCAGatatacacattattttatgCAATAAATTGTCTAAAATGCAAGGTGGTTATTTTCAATACTGTTGAAATACGTGATTGCAGCGCACTCCGTTTTCCCTGTCCTCCCCTGGGCGGCAGGTGGCTCAGCGCAGGCCTGCACAGCTGGCTGGCCGGGGCTCGGCGGCTCGGCGGCTCGGCGGCTCGGCGGCTGGGGCTGGAGGCTCGGCGGCTGGGGCTGGAGGCTCGGCGGCCAGGGCTCGGGGGCTCGGAGGCTCGGAGGCTCGGCGGCGGCCCCGTGCGCCCCCGGCCCGGGAGCTGGGTCCTGCTGCGACGCGCTGCCAGCCCGAGGTCGGTTCCAGGCCGGGCAGGGCGGGCCGCGGCTGGCGCCGTCGGGGGGCCGGTCCCCCGCGTGGGAACGGGCCGCGGCTCCGGCCTCTGCAGCCTTGGGGCCAAGTGGGCCCCGCGCGTCCGGTCCGTGCGCGTCCCGGGGGTACCCGGGGAGGGGCCCCTTCCTGCGGGGTCTCGGACGGCAGGCGGCTGCTGTGGGTTTGTTCGGGCATCAGGATGTCCACGGGGCACCTCCGGTGCACACGCAGCCtccgcagagggagaaggtgggcaGCGGCTGCCACCGGGCCTCAGGCTGctacaggtgcaggtgcaggggtgCGGGCCCCCCACTGGGCTCGGCTCAGCCAGACTCGGAGAGGCTGGGCCCCTCGTCCGGAGGGGACCCCGCGGGTGGGGGTGTCCAGCCAGGCGCCAGGGGTTAGCTGCGTCAGCGTGGGGACCTCAGGAGCAGCTCCCACCGGCCGCCCCCGCAGCTGCAGCTCAGAGCGGCTCGGCCCGTCCCACCTGCCGCCAGGTGAGCTGCGTCTGGAAGCGGGGCCCCCCTACTCACGCTGCGGGCCTGCGGGCGCCCGGGCGGCTCCGCGTGGGTCCGTGGCCTCGGGAGGATGCTGAGCTCCCCTGGACGCCTTGGTCCGCCCCCCGGGGCGGCGTCACGGTGACAGGGACACGGGCCGAGGCAGCAGCGGGTCCCCCGGGAACATCCGCGCCGTGTGCAGCCGCGGGCCCGGGACGGCGGAGGACGGCGGCGGGTGGGGCGGCTGCTGCGTGGGCctccgctccccgccgccccagCGCCTGCGCCACGAGCCCAGCCgaggcccgcccccgcccgccggaCTCCCGGGCCTTGCGCCCCGTGGAAGGTGCCCCTGCGGGTGCGGCCCGGAGGCCCCCGAGTCCCCGCTGAGGCCCCTCCACCCGCCGAGGGGCCGAGCGCAGACCTGGGTATGTGGGGCACGTGTGTGTGCGGGGTGTGCGGGGCGCCTGTGTGTGCGGGCACGTGTGCGGGGGGCCGTATGTACGGGATGTGTGTGTGCGGGGCTCTTGCGTGTGCGAGGCATGGGTGCAGGGTGCCTGTGTGCGTGCAGGGTGCGTGTCTGTGCAGGGCGCGTGTGTATGGGGGCGCGCGTGTGTACAAGGTGTGTGTCTGTGCAGGGTGTGTCTGCATGTTGCTGTGTTTGTGCGTGTTGCGTGTGTTTATGCAGGGTGCATGTGCAGGGTGCATGTGTGTACAAGGTGCATGTGCCGGGCGCGTGTGTGTGCGGGGAGCATTGTGTGCGGGGCGCGCGTGtacagggtgtgtgtgggggggcgcgTCTGTACAGGGCGCGTGTGCGGGGCACGCACCCACGTGCCACCCAGGGAGCCGCGCATGCCTGGCTTCGAAGCCCGCAGGTGTCCCGCCCACCGCCCAGACCCAGGGCCCCGCGCTCGCCCCCAGCCTTGCGCCTCGCCCAGGACGGTGTCGTGTGGGGTGTGGGTCCTGCGTCCGGATGTGCGAGGTGCTGTGGGACTCGCTCGCCCCGTGCGTGAGCTGCCGAGGCGGGGACGCGGTGTAGACACGCACCTGAAGGGCCGCGGCGGCGTCCTGGGAGGAAGCTCGCGGTGGACGGTGCGGCCGAGGGGGCGCCGGTTCTCCCGCTGAGCCCCGAGACCCGCCGAGCGCACACGCGGACCAGCGGCTGCTACGCCGGTGCAGAGCACTTGCGACTTGCACCTTCGCCGTGAGACCCTTTGAATAAAGAATCTACAGGAATTCCGCGGCGCTTTGGTTGCACCAGATGCTCCTGGTTCTCGCCTTCGGGGGCGCTCGGTTGCGGCTGCGTGGGGGAGAGGTTCTGCGCGGAGCTTCATGGAAAGCGAGTGTCTCACGTTGTAGAACAACGGACCCGTGTAAAGTGCGTATTTTGTTACGATTGCAGGAGGTCTAAGCCAAGCCCTTGGCCTGCGGGGGGCCCATCCAGTGGGGGTGTCCGTCCAGTGCGGAGAGGGTCCGTCCAGTGCAGGGAGGGTCTGTCCAGTGTGGGGAGGATCCGACCAGTGCAGGGGGGCCTACAGTGGGGGGGGCATCCAGTGGGGGGCCTCCAGTGGGGAGGCATCCAGTGCAGGGGTCTATCCAGGGCGAGGGAGGGCCTCCAGTGGGGGGGCCCTCGAGGAATCCGGGCTCTGGTCCCTCTGGAAGCTGCGCAGCCAGCGGGTTGAGAGCCGGGGAATGTCAGGAAGACAAGTCCCCTTGGAGACCTGCCTCCGCCAGACTGTCGGTTCAGGTTGTCACCACAGAGACTCGGCCACCAGCTCGGGTGAAGACCCCTCGAGGGCTCATGCCACTGACCC is a window of Vulpes lagopus strain Blue_001 chromosome 24, ASM1834538v1, whole genome shotgun sequence DNA encoding:
- the LDLRAD4 gene encoding low-density lipoprotein receptor class A domain-containing protein 4 isoform X2; this encodes MVVVIVCLLNHYKGSTRSFINRPGSRRQEDGLQPCQEGRLWPSDSSGPRPLASEVMYAPRARDRFAAPTFLPRDRFSRFQPTYPYVQHDIDLPPTISLSDGEEPPPYQGPCALQLRDPEQQRELNRESVRAPPNRTIFDSDLLDVAACSAGPCPPSSHSGISASTCSSHGRMEGPPPAYSEVMGRPPGAALLRPQHSTLRGGGPVAPQDSLGGPALPAQAKDRKPGNLA
- the LDLRAD4 gene encoding low-density lipoprotein receptor class A domain-containing protein 4 isoform X1, which produces MQEAGFQATNAFTECKFTCTSGKCLYLGSLVCNQQNDCGDNSDEENCLLVTEHPPPGIFNSELEFAQIIVVVVVVTVMVVVIVCLLNHYKGSTRSFINRPGSRRQEDGLQPCQEGRLWPSDSSGPRPLASEVMYAPRARDRFAAPTFLPRDRFSRFQPTYPYVQHDIDLPPTISLSDGEEPPPYQGPCALQLRDPEQQRELNRESVRAPPNRTIFDSDLLDVAACSAGPCPPSSHSGISASTCSSHGRMEGPPPAYSEVMGRPPGAALLRPQHSTLRGGGPVAPQDSLGGPALPAQAKDRKPGNLA